In Eulemur rufifrons isolate Redbay chromosome 2, OSU_ERuf_1, whole genome shotgun sequence, the sequence ttgtcacctgtccttagtggacattaacgtatactagaccagtagttaagcacagagtctgtcgagtacttgacactgtcctactatggtacagaatttgaattagcattttaggattggcttttctttctgactggtgttgattttatctctagtaatgtaaagtttgcctagtctccacttattaaccttgagaaacagtactgaagtgcattgtaggggttgcctattgaagacatgatacgctttgtttcaaaggacactgaggGTCCCTTCCCAGTGACAGTTTCGAGACCAAAGACAGCTGTACACGACAAGAAGCTGTGGACATTGagatcaggtaaatttttctgttgttgtgtggtggcgaggtctcgctgtgtctcccaggctgctgTGCCATGGCCCgaccatggctcactgcaacttcaaacttctggcctcaaggggtCTTTGtgcctccgtcaggttcccagtgtgccatccctgtgttggttagggaagagacagaggtgaactaggagagggcatgattttcccagtgtttccaatgcttattgcaattctcacctttacctagaggaaggctctatgtgagcatggtgagtcatgttttaagttgagttatgtcatctgatggtcattacactgatgatatcgaggcagtcctgagttctgactagcagactgtgttttgtggggttggcttggggcggaggtttccgtgatcattgaaaacaggaaagtaatttATCATCTGTTTgtgactatttggtagacgtaGTCTTTAAACAGTcatcctgaacctttttggccttagggtCCTTTGGTAGTATTGAAAACTGTTGTGCCGAATTAAGCATCACCTTGAATTAGCTGGCTatcatggccatgtcctttgaagatatgttagtacatatgtctgtggtcataaatattatattcagcctcctttcaggtgctaaacttttatagaagtggtgtacactgtatgcatcattcagcagcttttttacttCTCCAtaataggtagtatttttgagatctatccctagtgacAGGTGTATCCATGATTTAATGTAAGTGCCttataatattggatcacattgaacacaccacatttaactaaacctctctgcatgtggagaagaagaggaagtaatagaagtataaattcttggggatccccaggatcttctgttgatcttcgttaatatttgcaatgttatgTCCTGAAttcctaaatatgtaaaatacgaAACCCATATTTATCTATGTACGTATTGAATTAAAACGCATGGTAGACAGGGCAGTGGTATTTTATATCTGAAGTTTCTCTGCGAACACTCGTTcatttcaggcctgcattgcctttgtgtggccatattgccttgcactccgtctccttccatttcttcatatgcctccggaattccttctccctgtagtacttacagtgatgtctctccagggcaaagaaaatgatgaacccttccttgaattatgagcatccaAGTAGCTGACAATATCATACACAGCTTTCATAACCTGACctctgcccccatgtccaccattagccctgtccccgtctgcctttctctgtggcattatccaaagggggaaagcccttttcaccagtccctctatgttagtcagacgcacatgcactttcaggcttctctctcgctcctgctgctttcctggccgcctctccctttctccccggcctctacagcttttcatCGGGCTTCACCTCCGTCTTTAAGGCTCAGGTCAGTCATGGTCTTTGGAAAAGCTATATTCCTTTCTAGCCCCTGAAGCCCACTGCCAGTGTTTATGCAGCAAAGTAGGTAGAGATTGTCCTTCGAAAGAGGTTTTGGGAGGTTATTCCCTATGCTCCAGGAACTGAGGGAAcagccacagaaagaaatgactgacagttgaggtggggaagttagagtcgagaaatcagtaaggtcctgaggcagcctcaaggaaggagatgcctgtttatcCGGTAGAAGGatgcaaaatgaaggagaacttcacGTAGCAacctgagtcttaaaagatggaaggaaatttgtcatagcagaggaaagcattagcGATATGAGGAACAGGGTGTACAGTATAAATGCACAAAAACTTAGGGTAATTTTAGCAATGTTTACTGACAAGCACATGCGCTGCATGTGGTTAAAAAGCTAGGGTTACTGTCATGAAGTAGACAGCAGTACCCAGTgttctttctatgttttgctataccttacaattttgttgtgtttctcatggctttgttcatttctggcacGTGGATGATTTTGTGAGTGGATATTTGAGACGCTTGTGTGCCTGGTGGTTGGTGACATCCAGTGCCTCTATGAGTAGTGTCTTGAAGTTTTACAGAATTATGAGAATTTCTTAAGTACGTAAACGTTCTGCTACCCATTAAGCTTCTTTTATACTCTCTCAATTTATACaagtcaaaattctttaattttctgtgtttatgaagactaaagtttTTATGGATTCGTTCTAAGTAGCccattttaactaaatctgtggaattgacagcagaacatgactttgtgacatcagagcaaggggaggaagagctcaaaggacctgaaattgcggcgataaaggtaccagaaaattacaatcaaatttaatattgctttctTTGCATGACTGTGATGACATAGCACAGGGGGCATTTTCTTTTCACTAGCATTTAAGAATAAATGggttatgatttaatatttaattttaaataccttttaagtagtacaaaaatcaaaacattcttgAGCTGAAGAGTAACTTCTAGCTAATGGtttccctttgagtagaggcAAAGGATGTCTGGgagtttgtgtcttctttaatttttataatctccTTACAGAATGCGGAAGCTAATATGAAGAACTGACACATAGCACTAAGCAACCAAAATTATGAACCATTTCACAGTCATGGCCATTGATTTGGACTCATTTCAAAGAGTaatcatggccaatatttgaaaatgtacatttccatattgccagtcagcaatggctcgattaaatatttcctctgccatgtggtgtctgattcccttcagtgtcctcACTCAGGCAGAGGATGGGGTCACTGGGCCTGTGCCTATGAAGAGAATCATACCTCGCAGAATGGAGCCTTCAAtgttagggtacaccagtaaaCGTCCAGCCTATTTCCATACAGGAAATCATCAAATCGTACCTCTTGCCAAATGCGCTGTTCTTCCTGCAGGTGAATTACGCCTCCTGGAGGATAGAGGCATCAAATCAATCAATGGCCACAGATTTTATTCTCATGGGACTCTTcagccacacagggccacacTTGGTCCTGTTTTCCCTGGTGGCTGCCACGTTCACCACAGGCCCTCTGGGCAACACCGTCCTGCTCTTCTTGATCAGCACAGAATCCAAGCTCCACACACCCATGTACTTCCTGCTCAGTCAGCTCTCTCTGTTGGACATTGGGTTTCTACTGATCACCATCCCCAAGATGGCAGCCGACTTCCTGCAGGGAGGGGGCTCCATCTCATTCGGGGGGTGTGCAGCTCAGATGTTCTTCCTGATGGTGATGGGAATCTCTGAAATTGTCCTGCTGTCCCTCATGTCTTATGACCGCTACGTTGCCGTGTGCCACCCCCTGCATTATCCCATGCTCATGCAACATCAAGTCTGCCTGCTCATGGTGGGCACTTCCTGGTTCTCAGGTGTGCTCGTGGCCTCCATCCAGACGTCCATCACCCTGCACTTTCCCTACTGTGCCTCACGCAATGTGGACCACTTCTTCTGTGAGGTGCCCGCCCTCCTCAAGCTCTCCTGTGCTGACACATCTGCCTACGAGTTGGCGCTGTCCGTCTCAGCGGTGCTGATTTTGCTACTGCCCATGTCACTTATCGCGGTCTCCTATGGCCATGTGTTGGCAGCTGTTCTTCACATGCACTCAGCAGAGGCCCGACACAAAGCCTTCACCACGTGCTCCTCACACATCGCCGTGGTGGGACTCTTTTACGCGGCTGCCCTGTTCATGTACATGGTGCCAGGCACCTACCACAGCCCACAGCAGGACAACGTGTTTTTACAGTCGCATGAAATTTGTGTTGGTTAGTAGTTAATGTCTTGTCTTTATTGGCAACTTCCTTGTGAGCATGATCTAGTTGTTGTTGAAGTAACATGTTTTTACGTTGCTCTTCAGATAATCTCTCCTCCAAAGACTCCTGCTTTATGATGTACTTATTCACTTTGTCTTGTTCACCTTGGAACATTCGTcccatttccttcctttgaaaCTCTGTCTCCCTCAGGTCTCTTTGTGCACCTTCTAAAACCAGAGTCTTTTCTTGGAGAGCATCTCTTGTATGACGGAACTCAACTTGTAGCCTTCTGAATTTACTTTCGGATTCATGAAGCAGTTGAAAAAGGTTGTTGGCATGAGAATTCA encodes:
- the LOC138380896 gene encoding olfactory receptor 2Z1-like: MGTPSGEDEEESPESEINETQVNYASWRIEASNQSMATDFILMGLFSHTGPHLVLFSLVAATFTTGPLGNTVLLFLISTESKLHTPMYFLLSQLSLLDIGFLLITIPKMAADFLQGGGSISFGGCAAQMFFLMVMGISEIVLLSLMSYDRYVAVCHPLHYPMLMQHQVCLLMVGTSWFSGVLVASIQTSITLHFPYCASRNVDHFFCEVPALLKLSCADTSAYELALSVSAVLILLLPMSLIAVSYGHVLAAVLHMHSAEARHKAFTTCSSHIAVVGLFYAAALFMYMVPGTYHSPQQDNVISLFL